A genomic segment from Gopherus evgoodei ecotype Sinaloan lineage chromosome 6, rGopEvg1_v1.p, whole genome shotgun sequence encodes:
- the LOC115653648 gene encoding myogenesis-regulating glycosidase-like yields the protein MYTFLPDSFTPGKPKPSKELKPMIGAVIVGLILFIAAVVAWCYYTASLRKAERLKTELMDLRKDGFIIKNNNGEVVFRLAFQSGTLDLESCSKEGEILTCTRSDRGKLNFFIQTVKPKDTVMCYRVRWEEFVADTVVEHTMFWEDAHWYGGCEMSVQHWPIRLPGYQEPMPFVTSDVYSFRGSFGGILERYWLSSKAAAIKINDSVPFHLGFNASERSLFFQARYKDSPYKPPLGQQPFPELSYRVCVGSDVTSIHKYMVRRYFNKPSKIPAENAFRYPIWSTWALYKNDIDQDKLLRFAEKIKKYRFNCSHIEIDDTYTQTYGDFDFDPVKFPNVTEMFKTLKKEGFKVTLWTHPFINYNSSNFGVGIERQLFIKEPTGKLPAMVKWWNGIGAILDFTNPTAREWFQSHLKQLRSKYGIASFKFDAGEVSYLPKQFSTFRPLSDPSVWSRRYTEMAIPFYELAEVRVGYQSQNISCFFRIIDRDSVWGYELGLKSLIPTVLTISMLGYPFISADMIGGNFFPNKTEGAVEIPDQELYIRWLELSAFMPSMQFSIPPWLYDKEVIEIAQKFTELHESLVAPLLLELAGEVTDTGDPIIRPIWWISPRDEFAHKIDSQFLIGDTLMVAPVLELGKQERDVYLPAGKWRSYKGELFEKTPVLLTDYPVDLDEVAYFLWVS from the coding sequence ATGTACACGTTCCTGCCTGACAGCTTCACCCCGGGGAAGCCGAAGCCGTCCAAGGAGCTGAAGCCAATGATCGGTGCAGTCATCGTCGGGCTGATCTTGTTCATTGCGGCGGTGGTGGCTTGGTGCTACTACACGGCGTCTCTCAGGAAGGCGGAGCGGCTAAAGACGGAATTGATGGACCTGAGGAAGGATGGGTTCATCATCAAAAACAACAATGGGGAGGTGGTCTTCAGACTGGCCTTCCAGTCGGGCACCCTCGACCTGGAGTCCTGCTCGAAAGAAGGGGAAATTTTAACCTGCACCAGGTCGGACAGAGGGAAGCTGAATTTCTTCATTCAGACAGTCAAGCCCAAGGACACGGTGATGTGCTACCGCGTCCGCTGGGAGGAGTTTGTGGCGGACACGGTGGTCGAGCACACCATGTTTTGGGAGGACGCTCACTGGTACGGGGGCTGTGAAATGAGCGTCCAGCACTGGCCAATCAGACTCCCAGGGTACCAGGAGCCCATGCCGTTTGTGACGAGTGACGTGTATTCCTTCAGGGGCAGCTTTGGAGGCATCTTGGAAAGGTACTGGTTGTCCTCGAAAGCGGCAGCTATAAAGATTAACGACTCAGTGCCCTTCCACCTGGGGTTTAATGCCAGTGAACGGTCGCTCTTCTTTCAAGCCAGGTATAAAGATTCTCCCTACAAACCTCCCCTTGGGCAGCAGCCTTTCCCGGAGCTGAGCTACCGTGTCTGCGTCGGCTCGGATGTGACCTCCATTCACAAATACATGGTACGCAGGTACTTTAACAAACCTTCTAAGATCCCAGCAGAAAACGCCTTCCGGTACCCCATCTGGTCTACATGGGCTCTCTACAAAAATGATATTGACCAGGATAAGCTGTTGCGTTTTgcagaaaagattaaaaagtacCGGTTTAATTGCAGCCATATTGAAATAGACGACACCTACACACAGACTTATGGCGATTTCGACTTTGATCCGGTAAAGTTCCCTAATGTGACAGAAATGTTCAAAACGCTGAAAAAAGAGGGATTTAAAGTTACCCTGTGGACTCATCCCTTTATAAACTACAATTCTTCCAATTTTGGAGTGGGGATAGAGCGGCAGCTCTTTATCAAGGAGCCGACGGGGAAACTTCCCGCGATGGTGAAGTGGTGGAACGGCATTGGCGCCATATTGGATTTTACCAATCCCACAGCCAGGGAGTGGTTTCAGAGCCACCTGAAACAACTGCGGTCCAAGTACGGCATCGCGTCCTTTAAATTTGACGCTGGTGAAGTGAGCTACCTTCCAAAGCAGTTCAGCACCTTCAGGCCCTTGTCGGATCCCAGCGTCTGGTCCAGACGGTACACGGAAATGGCCATTCCGTTCTACGAGCTCGCTGAAGTCAGGGTCGGCTACCAGTCCCAAAACATCTCGTGCTTCTTCCGTATCATCGACCGCGACTCGGTTTGGGGCTATGAGCTTGGCCTCAAGTCCCTGATCCCTACCGTGCTCACCATTAGCATGCTGGGATACCCTTTCATTTCAGCTGACATGATTGGtgggaattttttccccaacaaGACAGAAGGTGCTGTTGAAATCCCGGACCAGGAGCTGTACATCCGCTGGCTGGAGCTTTCGGCCTTCATGCCCTCCATGCAGTTCTCCATACCCCCCTGGCTCTATGACAAGGAAGTGATTGAGATTGCACAGAAGTTCACAGAGCTGCATGAGTCCCTGGTTGCCCCTCTGCtgttggagctggctggagaggtCACTGACACTGGAGACCCCATCATACGGCCCATCTGGTGGATTTCTCCCAGGGATGAATTCGCTCACAAGATTGACTCCCAGTTCCTCATTGGGGATACCCTCATGGTGGCCCCTGTCCTGGAGCTGGGCAAGCAAGAGCGAGATGTGTACCTCCCGGCTGGCAAATGGCGCAGTTACAAAGGGGAGCTGTTTGAGAAGACCCCAGTCCTGTTAACAGACTATCCCGTTGACTTGGACGAAGTTGCTTATTTCCTCTGGGTATCTTAA